Sequence from the Triplophysa rosa linkage group LG22, Trosa_1v2, whole genome shotgun sequence genome:
TAGGTTACCGCTGGTGCTTCTATAATATATCGGTCCATGCCCATTACATGGCACTTAGACTGCAGCCATGTCTCTATTTCAATGTGTCATTGTTTTTAGACAAGCCTGAATTCTAGTTTCGACAGACAGGTGATGTTTTCCTATTCACAGGCTGAAATTTCGCTCAGCCTCATTGGATTAAGCACATACCACGAGTGTTTATGATGTGGAGAGAGCTGTCAGCTCAGATACCCCTGAATGCCTGCAGCTGAGCCTTCTGTGAGTTCAGCTGATGACAGGGAACTCATTTAGCTCCAGTGACAGgcctgaagagagagagaacgagagagagagcttgAGAAGACTCTAAAAGCAGCTCTCACAATGGCCAGAATGGAGCAGCTCATGAAGGGATGCTTTGTGCCCTGAGGATGAGCTCTCCGGTGGATCCGGTGGAATCGCATCTCGCATGCGACCGACGTGTCTCTGTGTCCACGATATTcagtttggtcttgttttgcaTTCAGGAAGAATCTTTGATGATTTCCTCCGGTGTCTGATAGCCCTGCTGAAGGTGTCCATAAACTGCTCCTGGCGTGTATGCTCTCGGTGACCTCAGGTTCGATCATAAAACCTCAGGGAAGTGTGGCCTGCTTTATCAGATTAATCTGAGGGGGTcccgacacacacacaaccctcGACCAAGATGTGATGCCGTTGAAAGACAGGATTTCCCTGGACAGGAACTCCTCTCCCTCCTCTCCTCTCCCTTGTCCCTCCAATTTTCTCTCGCCATGTGACCTATCCTGCGCACGAACGCCCCCCATCTCGCTCTACAAAATGATGAGTTTAGGAGGTATGAAGCAGGGTTTCCAGCAGGAAGCCACAAGTCTTCCACGAGCGCCTCGGGGGTCACCACTTGTTTCCCTCCACCTTCCCGCTGTGTAGCCATCACTGGCTTTCAGATTGAAGCTGTTCCTTGAGCCACCCTCACTCCTATTGTTCGGGTCCAGCAACACCTCACACGTTTCCTCAAGAGCTATTTTTGCCCGATCTGCTTTGTTGCCTTGATATATAATGGATTGGGTCTCGACTGGGTCTTTCCCCTTTTTCTCTCAGGGTGGGATTTTTAATGGCATGAGGAATGTCcacatttataaaatgaatCGTTCCAGTcctggatgctgattggtccAGGATACTGATGATCTAGGCGTTGACAAAACCGCAACAATCACAACAAAGCCTCATTCAGCAAGCACTTCTGACAACTACCGTAAATCCTTTATCAGTCTTTATTATAAATATCCGGAAATAATATACCATGAATACTAAAGCGTGATTCAGGCGTTGTTGTAATTCAGATTCATCAGAAGCAATCATATGTGTGTGGCATGTAATGTAGGTGTGGTGGGGCATttacatattacatttattcatttagtagaGACTTTTATTCAAAGGAACTCTGAACAAAACCCAAGCAACTTATCTTTAAAGTTACATTAAAAAGTTCCAACAAAGTACATgcttatagatggtttcagcggcaaaatctaacttccggtagacctccgcaaagaaccTGTTCAGTAGTTTGAATTTAATTTAAgacaaataatatacaataaaatgtaaatataaattgacattaatatcaattaaatataaagtaaattgtcatattataaccaaacagaccggaagttaacttcgggccagtcCAGTAGCATCACCCCAAAAATCATGTGCACACAAATGTATGAATTTCGTTGCTTTTCAATATTAAATATCTAAAGAAACACTGCAAATCTTAAGTTTTACTTACTTTTTAGCCATTTTTGCAATAACCCTTATGCTTATCATTGGGGCTTGATATATTGAAATGCGGTCTGCGACATCCAaatatgtcatggttctgccccatcttgtcttgcttttcttgatctagtggcagaagcatgacagaacctcttgtttcatgtggagagaggtgttttggcccttttggcttgcaaaactctctccggtctcgtctctgttcccgccctctcgtctcctcattattgcttgttattgggttcatgccctacacctgtcccctcttgatttgatctcttatttaatgcccctttgttctctgtcctgtgctggttcattgtgcgtgtatgtgtcaTTTGTATGGTCAGTGCCTGCTCCGTggcagtctagtctagtctagtctagtctagtgtagtcatttgtagttcatgtttatgttaatcttagtcttgttaggtgtaattagtcttagtcctgtcctgttgtagattcccctgttttgttatgttaccccccacgtgggtctttgttttgtatttttgttaataaatgttttgttaataccgcttacccgctgtctgtgtttgggtcctctctccttgtctcaccaCCCGTTCTTGACACAAATAACGATAATACGATTCTTGAAGGTACTACGGTGTCATCAACCTTGCAGGTCACAAAAAATGACAGGAATAAGAAAATCATCCCCTTGGAatgataaggttctatctgacatttttgtcaaaattgaaaTATTCACACATTCTTATTCAGTGTCAACTTACTTACATTGTGTGAGAGCTTTTCTTAtcattgtgtacattttggatCTTTTGTTTTGACAAGTCAAATGGAaagcaaaaactttgaagctcaaaactcttcagaatgcagatagaaccttataattccaaggtggcGAAATGTACAGGgataaaaaaatgtcatgcCTGAACGATTAAGATACACCAGAGGTTAGCAAATGTGACTTCAATAATGGCAAGCGTGAAATCAACACAATTCTGTCTTAGCCAGCTGTGTTATAGATCATCATTATAAGGGACATCACAATTCATTTTAAGACAGTTTCATGAATTCCATTAGGTTCCCAGGCTGGACCTTTAACTTTTCTCAAGAGCAAAAGTGTGACATTGTGATGTTTATTAGTCTGAGAGTGTATTGTGTACTAATGGCTCGTCTCCCTTAAAGTCTGTTGTTTTGGCTTGATAGAGACGCTGTTAGGTCAGTTCTTTGCTGTGTTAATGAAACGTTAGTTTACTCAAGGCATCAGCCGATGGTGCTGCTCACACCCTTTTCTGCAGCGCGACATGTGGTTATCAAAGAGAAAATCTTTCATCTGTAAACTTGCATTACATTACAATCTGTTATGTTCATTAGGGGCATATTTGTTGCTTGGTTGTACCATTTGCTACATTAATACATCTTAGTCCCTATAGATCAATAGATATTGTATATACATTTAGAATGGGAAACTTAGCCAAAGCTGTCACACTGACATcccaataattttttttttttaatgatgggCACTGGCATTTGGGTAGTTCATTGTTTGTTGGCAAATGTGGGTAAGGAAGGACATGAAAGCTGGGCTAATTGAGTTAAATGGTGCTGTGTGTAAAGCTCAGAGGCTTTGATGAGAAAAGTCAAATACACATCAGCTGTAATCCATCTATCAGTTAAGTCACAGGGAGAGTACTGATGATGGGGGGCATTAAACAGTCTGCTGGTCTTAATTTGACCAACAGGGAGTAAAAACTTCATCTTAAAGCCTctccaggaagtgacatcagagAACTGACTTTCGCCTATATGTGTAAtgatcataaacaatgattccACTTGTCAACACTTTTCATTCTGTTGGCATAAAATACATGAACATACTTTACAGCCTACGCATATAATTCATCGCTTGGTTTTTGTTACAAGCTGATGCATACATAAATAGAATTAATGGGCAATTCCATTCAAATGTTAACCTTCccataaaaataaaggttttcgTCATACAGATAactcagatgtcaatatttaatATTCAATATATGCCACGTTCAGAATTGAAACTTTTCCACCTTTTATTATTGCTTcagtgtccttttttgtcacatccataatacACAATTATTTCCCTCATCGTGAATATAAACATTgaatttttctgatgtctatCCACAGGgttttatgaaaatataaacagtTCAGCGGTTcaatatcgttgctgtccttctaaaacctcagatgtccaaattcactgtttttccggaaatggaaaaaaacactgtacttttttaatgatttaatactgttttgttaaatgtgacaagcactttttaataagttgtattggttatatatttgcaaaacccagtgacaataATACTGATAAAAATactgtttgtatatttattaacaaGCTATTTTAAAAGTCTTCTCTTGCAGATCCATTTTTTATGAGATTTACACCATTCATCTGTCCATCCTAATGAAGTCAAAGAAGCACAGAGATTATTCTTGGAGCTGGGGTGTCCCTCGTTCCAATACCTACACCAATGGCACATTAGATTTTCATTTTGCAGATTCATTTGAGTGTAGATAAACTTTCTGGCTCATCATCAGTTGAATTCAACGACCTCTCACCCAGTTGTGAATGTGTTGCCATCAGTCCACTTCCACAGCCCCTGATCATTTCTCAGACCAATCCAATAACGGTTATTAGCCACACCATTTTGTAAAAACCCCTGTTAGGATAGATCAGATTCAtactttttaacatttaaaactaaaaagtCAAATCAATTGTTTTTCGCTGAGTGGTTCAAAACATACTCATAAACgtgtaaataaacaaagtaaATCTCACTCACTTGTTCCTCTTTGCTGTTTATAATCACCAGATCTGCTCCTCTCTGTTTACAGTCTTCTCTGCTGTCACTCCAGCTCTTCAACTCAGATGAAATGTAATAAAAGCTGAAGTTGTAGTAAATCCATTTAAAGTTATCAGAGCGCTGATCTGTTAACACAAAAGTTTAGATACTAATTTTAAAagtctgtttttaaaacatgtttttgtgcaAAAATACTATACTACAAAACGGTACATTTTCTATCTCTGTTTATTCAAAGAACACTTGACACACGATTACCTTGTTCTGTAAGGCCACGTTGCAGCTCATAGctcttgtttttcatttcctCTCTTTCTTCAGTCATGTTTCTGTTCTGATTTAGTATCTCAGTGTATTCTGTAagtattttctctttttctttggtCAAGTTATAGTTGTGTGTTAGTAAGCGGTTTCTGTCAGTGGTGAAATACACACAGAGCACTACTACAGCAGTCAACAGAAGAACACACAACAACCACAAACACACTTGAACTGCTCTGTGTCTTCTGTTCTTCACTGAAACACTTCCTGAAAATGACCAACATCACATTATATCTGTCTTTTCTTTCTTATAAATCAAGTGATATATGAATGTCAGTACCTGTATGAGAACGTGCTTGCAGTCTCTCTGTATTTTCATGATTTCTGACAGAATCTGAACTTTCATAGATGGCCACAGTCCTCTccactctctctcctctgtccaTTTCAAGAGTCTCCATTCTGATCACATTGCCATAAATAATCTCACACATCTCTAATTTCTTTACAGTCACAGATTATAACTGTACCAGTGCTTTAGGTTGTTCCAGTGTGGGTAAAGCATCCGGAAATCTGAAACTTCAGAGGTAAACGTGTGAAGTCACCAACATGTGACATTCAGGAAGCCAGTAGAGAACAAAATGTTATAGACACAGTATATAAATCAATACCTCCCATAACATGAATCATTTTCTCATCCTGATGTAGCTGTTAGAGCACAGTAATAATTGTCAAATCTGGGTACTTTATGATCTTTTCATTCGATATTTAAAATTCAAAGAAACACAAGACTTTATGAACGCATGTCTAGCCAGCTGTAGCTTTTGCAGAAGTCCTTGTTGCAATGCAGAACCACAAGTGCACTTGGACTTTCTCTTCATAAGATACTTTctgaacatttaaaataaatctttcaTACTTTTAGTGAGTTAAGTATAAGTCACTTTTTCTAGAACAGCATAGAAAAAAACTTAAGATCATATTTAAGATTCAAAATCAAATGCAGAGAAATTGACACTTTGAATATGGAAATAATGGAGTCACAAAAACTCCACAGGCTCcacaaagcatatttttaaatttagttttttatgttCTTTTCATTTAACTGACTACACAAAGGCCTCTCAGGTTTCCTCTTTCCATCATGTAAATGTTTCACTTGAAAGCACGGAAGCGGCTCATTTAACACATGTGAGCTTCACACCATGAAAATCACATTCATCAGGGAGATTAAATTACTCTTCTGAATCTTTACGACATCTTTGAAAAGGTCTCTAGAAATATTGTCCAGGCTTTTTTGAAACCCTAAGGTATAATTTGACACCTGCGGACAATATTGAGCCGAGCATGTGATCTGTGCCCACATACCGCAGCTGTTAGagcacaaagaaacatgttgaaTGTTTGCAGCGGACCCCCAAAAAACACGGAGGTCCGGTGCATGACCACCTTCTTTTGATGTACTTCCGTTCTTACGGGTTTCTTTATTGAATCATCCATCAGTctggaaatatttattttcctgtGGTAAATTTGAATGAAAGATCAAGTTGGAAAATTTGGCTAGTGTTCGTGGTTTGGACACATGGAGTTGTGGTGGTTTTGTGAGGTATGCAGGTTCAGAAtaattctgtttgttttgtgccACATCTGCCAAGGAAACATGTTCACGAGATTTAATAAGAACAACATTATTGAAATGTGTGCAACACAAGCAAATCCGCTGACGCTGCTgagtaaaatcattttaagtcTATGAAACTGTTTCCTGTGTGAGTCTTCCCTCGCACGTTTCTCACCCCTTTAACACtgacagaaaacaaataaacaaggcaaaataaacacaaaggtGACCACTAGCCCACACACATGCTAGAAAATGCACACACTTCTATGAAACATCCTCTATTCTTGCACTTTTCCTCTCCTATATCATAATGTTCTTCCCTCTTTGCTTCTGCTTCATGTTTCCTGCTCTACATATGTGTTTTTTGCCAACGTTATAATCTCTGTATTGCAGTAGACTAAATCTGGCTTCTAATTCCCAAAATTACCTTCAGAttagataaaatgttattttttatcagCCAGTTTTTACTTACACTTACAATTATTAAGTGTGTTTTTGCATTATATGGTGGAATGCTACACAAATCAAAATGGACATGTTTGCAAATGGAATTTGGAACTTCTCTTGCAAAAATCAACTACGTTTGTACAAATTAACCATGGTCCAGTACAATAACCATATTACCATGATACATGTATATGTAATGAAACTTTAGTAATGCAAATGGTCCCAATTTACAATCCACCCAAAAACGTGCacttttaatgtaataaaaccaaggttaatttttcttaaatgaattttttcattgtttattcaccctcatgtcgttccaaacctgtatgacgttctttcttctgaagaacacaaaggaagatattttaaagaatgttggtaaccaaacaacactgaccccattgacttccattgtatctacacaaaaacactaagacatttttcaaaatatcgccgtcatatacaggttttatatGCATGAATGgggaataaattatgacaattGTTTGTGAACTATTCACCTATTCAAGGCACACTTTGCCcttataaaaaacaacaatggtTTAACTCTAGTAAaccttttctgtttgtttgttttatttgtagtaaaactacaataactacaaatgtaggcctattttgGTCTCTCCACAATCCCCACAGTTTATTCATAATTATAcatagtaaaactatggtaatagaaaaaaaacatggttactacactatAACTGTGATAAAACTATAGATAAATTAAAGGGCTATAAACCAAAACAGGAACCGAATACAATTTTGATACTTGTATCAAGTGTGACAGTTTTACACATGTAGTTTTACACAAGAGTTTTTGTTGAAttactaaaaacaaacaaattatttttaatgaatgacaaatattaataaaaaaaactggaatTAGGCCTTATTCCCTTTGGATTAGCACAGTCTCTCCGACAATGATAATGTTCTGCTTAAAGCTTGAGGAAAGACTTAATTATTAGACGACTGTTTAGGAGCTGATGACCCTCCCAACGAAGAGCATTTGATTATTAATGTAATTCTAATTTCTGGCAAAGTACCAAAAACACGTAACAGTTTTGAATTTGGCCTATAGGTAGATTGAGCTGTAAAAGTTTGAAggcaaataaactgtaaattatcTACACATCATTAAATCTTTCATCTAAATTATATGCCTTtctttaaatcatgtcatatttaaataattatatatatatttgtgatTTCTGTATGTGGAGTAATACATGCATGAAAAAATCGAAATAATTGTAAATATTGTTAGCAAGTAACATTTGAAGATATAgtgaaattgatatttttagAAAGGATTGCTTTACTTtcgtatattttgtatatttttatgtttacataCTATTAATAAATAACTTACTGTGCTGTGTCTGTTTAAGTAACACAAACACTTTGAGtcagccaagaaacaaaagGAAATCAGCCTTTAACATGCATTTCCTGCCAGTTACTTGCTTTGATTTTCAAACTGACAGAGGACAATAAGAGCCACGGCAGCCCGGCGTTAACAGGAAAACCGTTCATGTAAAGGAATGTTGCAAAACTCCCAgcagaaagcaatggttttaaGAAATGAAGCACAAAACCAGAGGATATTTTTGATAAAGAAGATTGATTTTATTCATAGAGTACTGCATATAAGCATCATACagcagttgttttgttttctcaaggttatgttttaaaataaaaaataattcatcagAGTTTACCAACACACATTTCATTAGTTCACACACACGCAAATTCTAGGGTATCTCATCTGTCGAAGCTGCCACCTATTAATTGGGCGTCCCGCTTCCCCGACAACATTTGTTAGttgccatctgtctgtctgagcCCCCCCCTCCATGCTTTCGTCTCCCCCGAATCACCCCCCCCCCGAAAGTCTTTAATCAAGCTGCAACACTTCTTCTCGGGTGAGTCACCCGTCCCTTCCTCCCCTAACTTGACGACTTAGATAAGGCAGACTGACCAGCTGGGTTCTTATCTCTGCCCCTTGAACAAGTGCTTACAGGACGAAAAACAAATAACCAAAACACAAGATGGTAAGGAGCATAGTTAAAAACATCATGCGGTGTCAGAAGAGCTGTAAATTGCTCTCCAAACCTTCCACGGACCACCCACAACCCTCCAAGTCTATGAATCTCTCCAGGGGCACCTATGCGCCCGCATGAGGGGCAAAGGCAGCCAAAAAGCCCCCACCCATATACATTCAACTCTGTTCTGCACGTCTGGAGCGCAGCTGTCGGAGGGGTTCTGCTTTCTTGAGGTGCCTCCAAGATCTCCAGTCTCAGCTTGAGATACCGAGATAAATCCACGGCACCGGTTCTTCAGAATCAGTTCACAGAGTACCAACGTGCAGGACAGGGGAAGCCGGTTCCTCAAGTTCCCAAAGTCACATAAAATGGAAAGTCTACTTGTCCCCAACAATTTACCTTTGAGTTCATGTGAAGGATGAAACAGTTCGAGGGTAGTTGACTTCTTCCCTCCACCCGCCTCCTCACACCTTAGTAGCCAGAGACTGTGCCTCGGTCTTCTGTGAAGAAAGTGAGCTGGCCGGACTGGCATGAAGGGCTTTCTTCAGGTTCAGCAGGCAGAGACACTGGGAACGGAAGCGCAGATCAAAAAAGGCGTAGAGGAGCGGGTTGAGGCAGCTGTTGACGTAGGCCAGGCAGGTGGCGTACGGATGGGCCAGCAGGAGAAGGTTGAGGAAGGTGCAGGAGTCGGGCGCCAGGTTGAGATAAGACAGGGCGTCCATGGTCTTCACGATGTGGAAGGGCATCCAGCAGGCAGCGAACACCACCACCAGTGTTGTGATGATCTTCAGCAGGCGGCGTTTGCGCTGGTCTTCCTTGCGCAGGCTGTTGAAGTGACGCGTGATGGTGCAGCCGATGAAACCGTAGCAGACCATCATGGCCAGAAGAGGGATGAGAAAGCCGAGAGCTGTGGAAGAGAGGCTGAGGCCTGCGATCCACAGCGCCTCCTGGCCCGGTTGGCTCACAACCAGGCTGAAGTCCATGGCGCAGGAGGTGCGGTTGGTTTCGACATCGTACACAGTGGTGCGGAAGAGCAGCGTGGGTGCGGCCAGCACGCCGGATAGGAGCCAGATGGAGGCCAGTGATGCCCGCATGTGTCCTCTGGTACGCAGCTGCGTGCTGGTGAGGGAGTGCACGATGGCCATGTAGCGATCCAGGCTCAAACAGGTGAGGCAGAAGACGCTGGCGTACATGTTGAGCAAAACCACGTAGCTGCTGATCTTGCAGAGGGCGACACCAAAGGGCCAGTGGTATCCCAGGGCAGTGTACACGGCCCACAGGGGCAGGGTCACAACAAAGGTCAGATCGGCGAGAGCCAGGTTTCCTATGTAGACATCTGCAGCTCTACGCTTGTTCTGGGCTCGCCACACGGTGAAGATGACCACGCCGTTACCGGTGAGGCCCAGGATGAAAATGAGCATGTAGAGGATAGGAATCAAGGAATATGACGGCTCCCATTCATCAAAGTCACACATGGTGCTGTTGGCCGCCTCCTCGTAGTAATCTTGGCTGTAGTCGCTGCTCATGTTGTCCATAGTGGTCTTTGCTTTTTTCTGATGTTAGAATCTTAAATTGTTGGCTTAAATTTGGGCCAAAAAAAGATCTCAAAGTGATCGAAATTGCAGGATCTTAGAGAAGTCGCTTGTGATGCGCTCAGGTCTTAATGTCCTTTCAGCGGCACACGCTGGGTCTTTTTAACGCCTTGACCCCGCCCCCTGACCCCTCCTCTCACCCGCAGCCGATCCGCACACCGAAGTCTCCGTTTAATCTCCACAGGAAAACCTGCAGGATTACTGAATAGAAAAACAACAAGTAAACAAAActgtttatatatacacatgacGATTGAAAAGCGAAATGACCAGACACTAATAAATAAAGGCAAGCAACAATTAAACGCAAGTAATTCATTTAATGAATTCCTTTAATGTTTCTGCAGTGCCTACTGCAAAAAGATAGAAAGCTTAAacaacattgttttatatttgctGCGGATAAACTACATGTAGCTATACACGGGGGTTTTAACTGTATTTTCTAATTATGTCTGTCTGCCGTTTCAATATATCtgcgttttaatatattttatactgttacaattctaaaGACAGAATAAATGCTGTCGTGGCAAGTCAGGACTAGTATGTTTTGCCCTATACAGATAAATTGATATTGTAATTGACGGATGTGAAAGTGTGAACAACTGTCTATATTAGTTGGACGATTCAAGCGCTTTCATTTCCATCCCAATGCATTGAGATGCTGCCGCTCGCGGACTTGCCCGAGCAAGATCTAGATGATCTGGAAAAGGATACAGCACCAGCAAAACTGCTCGTCATAAAACTTGTTTGTGTGCAAGACTATTCTTCAGCTCCTTATAGTTTCAAATGTCAAGAGTATGGAAGTTGCGCGCATGCAGTAAACCTTATTTTTTGAATGACTGCAGGAAAAACACTATCTATAAACACATTCGAATGCTCGCGATTTTTCGCGAACCTTGCAAACACAATCATTTCCATAAAATCAGTGAAATTACAAATTCGGTTTTGCAAGTATTATAATGCAAATTTAATAAGTATAATGGATAAACTATTCCTGGTGTGTACGGAAATAGCATTGAGTTATCTCgttgaaaaatacatttaaacctAAACGgaataaaacacagacacactaaaaaatattgCTGCCTCTAAATTTCTATTATAATGAAATTGGGTGTAcgattcattttaataaaaaaatgttaacatttcttaTTTTGATGTGCTACAGTAATGTGTGAACACGTGCCGTGCCATGACATCGCATCGGGTTTTCTttcgttttttttacagtgcaacaaacaaacaataattaaaataaagattGGGAAATAAATAGTATATGGGCAGGGTAAGCAAAAACTAAACATTAGTTTTCAGTGTTaccttttttgctttttattttgcattactcGTGTTAAAATGCATACTTGTCTGTAAATTATTTAGCTGTTCTTAAATATTCAATTGGTTTACCACATCCAATGTTTCTATTTTTGTCCTTTCTAAATGTTATTTCATGCTCCTGAATAGATCATTTCTATTGCCTTTGACTTAAAAACACCAACCCACACACTAGAGGATGAATCTTAATAgagattttctttatttcttcttaAAGTCTGATCATGTGATACAGCCCACATATTACATTACGGGgtcttaaaatgcatttaaaagtgCACAAGAATTGAAAGAGAAATAGTAGTTATTCAAGTATGCCGCAAATAAAAGTATGGTTTACATTTGGCATGACGTCTGGAACGAGGCCAAATTACAAAGACAAAAGGAGTGGGGTTGATTCCAGAGAGGGAATCTTACAGTAAGATCCCACTGTAACTGGCACATGTCATTAGAGCATTTGGTGCATTATGAGCAGCAGTAGGACTGTATCAGAGTCAAGCAGACGGGAGATTTCACTCGGCACCCGACTCCGTCTCTCAGCAATGAGGCGTCAGTGGCGCCTGAGACCTGACCCGCTCAGACACAACTATTACTCCCTGACCCAGtcccctacacacacacacacacatgtgcgcTGGCCATGCCCAGGACGGGAAGCTCAGCTTTTCGAAAGTTCAAGTGATACATCATTGAAAAAGCTTTAACAGTGGTGCTTGTTATGAGTTTGGCCCAAACTCTCTTTATCCATTGCACATGACATTAGCTTTAGATCTgagctttattttatattcttttttgaACTAGCTTGTGCTGCGAAACTCATGCCGTGTTATCTCAAGCTAAATCACCCCACACacgcaaatacacacacatcacaggTGGCACTAAACTTATCTCGCCTGGCTCTTAACTGGATAGATATGATAACAGAACAAATGGTTAAGACAGATATGCAAATGGGTGAAGGGGGTCCAACAACTGCCAAACTGTTTATTTCTaggcaattaaattaaattccgtAAGGTCTCAAGCGACCCCTATCCAAAATAAAGTATCTCATGTCCGTCTCtaaatgtgttgtttaaatCTGAATTGATGGGACTGAATTGCTGTAAGGGACTCCGTCGCTTCGCTGTTGACACATGACAGAGTTTGATGTGGTATTTGCATTCATGAACCGTACATGGAATGAATGGCAACCATAATGttagaccacacacacacacattggaaAGGATGGAGGGAGAAAGAGTCAGGGTGACAGACCTCTCCGAGCAGCTGGAATCAGCACTGACATTTTGATCCGTTGTTGCTCAACCTTGAATAAATGATTCTGGTTTTCACAACTGTTAAATAATCCGACTgattcaaacactgaaaattctttcatcatttactcatcctcatgtcattgcaaacctgtatgactttctttcttccccacagcacaaaaga
This genomic interval carries:
- the LOC130546002 gene encoding CD209 antigen-like protein E isoform X1, which produces MCEIIYGNVIRMETLEMDRGERVERTVAIYESSDSVRNHENTERLQARSHTGSVSVKNRRHRAVQVCLWLLCVLLLTAVVVLCVYFTTDRNRLLTHNYNLTKEKEKILTEYTEILNQNRNMTEEREEMKNKSYELQRGLTEQDQRSDNFKWIYYNFSFYYISSELKSWSDSREDCKQRGADLVIINSKEEQGFLQNGVANNRYWIGLRNDQGLWKWTDGNTFTTGYWNEGHPSSKNNLCASLTSLGWTDEWCKSHKKWICKRRLLK
- the LOC130546002 gene encoding CD209 antigen-like protein E isoform X2 — protein: MCEIIYGNVIRMETLEMDRGERVERTVAIYESSDSVRNHENTERLQARSHTGSVSVKNRRHRAVQVCLWLLCVLLLTAVVVLCVYFTTDRNRLLTHNYNLTKEKEKILTEYTEILNQNRNMTEEREEMKNKSYELQRGLTEQDQRSDNFKWIYYNFSFYYISSELKSWSDSREDCKQRGADLVIINSKEEQGFLQNGVANNRYWIGLRNDQGLWKWTDGNTFTTGMDR
- the aplnrb gene encoding apelin receptor B, giving the protein MDNMSSDYSQDYYEEAANSTMCDFDEWEPSYSLIPILYMLIFILGLTGNGVVIFTVWRAQNKRRAADVYIGNLALADLTFVVTLPLWAVYTALGYHWPFGVALCKISSYVVLLNMYASVFCLTCLSLDRYMAIVHSLTSTQLRTRGHMRASLASIWLLSGVLAAPTLLFRTTVYDVETNRTSCAMDFSLVVSQPGQEALWIAGLSLSSTALGFLIPLLAMMVCYGFIGCTITRHFNSLRKEDQRKRRLLKIITTLVVVFAACWMPFHIVKTMDALSYLNLAPDSCTFLNLLLLAHPYATCLAYVNSCLNPLLYAFFDLRFRSQCLCLLNLKKALHASPASSLSSQKTEAQSLATKV